One stretch of Leadbetterella byssophila DSM 17132 DNA includes these proteins:
- the tnpA gene encoding IS66 family insertion sequence element accessory protein TnpA, which translates to MSKEEIRVQMLSMLADWQQSGLSKKRYCEKNGISTATFYYWFSRSKEKDAGGRRFIMIDKAGKKSEAEVIYPNGVRIKVDTDLGLLSQLIHLY; encoded by the coding sequence ATGAGCAAAGAAGAAATCAGAGTCCAGATGCTGTCTATGCTAGCAGACTGGCAACAGAGCGGCCTGAGCAAGAAACGTTACTGCGAGAAAAATGGGATCAGCACGGCTACATTTTATTACTGGTTTTCGCGCAGTAAAGAGAAAGATGCGGGCGGCAGACGTTTTATAATGATCGATAAGGCGGGCAAAAAAAGTGAAGCTGAGGTTATTTATCCCAATGGGGTGCGCATCAAGGTAGATACTGATCTTGGTCTACTTTCCCAGCTGATCCATCTTTACTGA
- the tnpB gene encoding IS66 family insertion sequence element accessory protein TnpB (TnpB, as the term is used for proteins encoded by IS66 family insertion elements, is considered an accessory protein, since TnpC, encoded by a neighboring gene, is a DDE family transposase.): protein MFSLGSSHRFYLYDAHYDTQKSFDGLCGLVISVMQRQLTSGEVFVFLNRSRAHIKLLHWERGGFVLYYKRLEQGTFGRSTLKRG, encoded by the coding sequence ATGTTCTCGCTAGGTTCCTCGCACCGTTTTTATTTGTACGATGCTCACTACGACACGCAAAAATCTTTCGATGGTCTTTGCGGGCTGGTCATATCGGTGATGCAGCGACAGCTCACCAGCGGAGAGGTGTTTGTGTTCTTGAACCGGAGCCGCGCCCACATTAAGCTTTTGCACTGGGAACGTGGCGGTTTTGTACTGTATTACAAGCGTCTCGAACAAGGTACTTTTGGCAGGTCTACATTGAAAAGAGGGTAG
- a CDS encoding nuclear transport factor 2 family protein, whose protein sequence is MIFPGGGQHIGADAVFEKVFGGIRQNWTNWIATITRYIDSGDGVFVIGFYEGTFNATGKYMKSDFACEYKVKDRKITEFNQYTDTFLIGQAMGLTKE, encoded by the coding sequence ATGATATTCCCAGGCGGTGGACAACACATCGGTGCAGACGCAGTATTTGAAAAGGTTTTTGGTGGGATTAGACAGAATTGGACAAATTGGATAGCAACAATTACTCGTTACATTGACAGTGGTGACGGGGTTTTTGTTATTGGTTTTTATGAAGGAACTTTTAACGCAACAGGAAAATACATGAAATCTGACTTTGCCTGTGAATATAAAGTAAAAGACAGAAAAATTACCGAGTTCAATCAATATACCGACACGTTTTTAATTGGACAAGCGATGGGTTTAACGAAAGAATAA